In Melanotaenia boesemani isolate fMelBoe1 chromosome 5, fMelBoe1.pri, whole genome shotgun sequence, the DNA window TTGGACATGCGAAAAATGAAGAATGGATTTCACAAAAAGAACATGACTTCTTGGGCTGTAACTGCCCAAGACTTCCCTCATTCTACATGCTTCCTAAAGTACACAAGAACTTGGAGAACCCACCCGGAAGACCAATCATCAGTGGTAACGAATCGATTACAGAACCAGCATCTCAATTTGTAGACAAAGCGGTAGataacgaatgaatgaatgagtttgTGAATAAACGCTAAGCTTGACGAGATATAAATCCAGCTGTAGGAACTATTTGATGAGTGAGCTGCAGATAACAGGATCAGTTATCGATCACAATGATCAGAAGATGCTGTGTTTGAGTAAACATCTTCACTGTGGGTTTGTAGCGGAGCAGATGTTCTGGGAGGTGATGCAGCTTTGGGGGGTAATGTCCTTCACTGAGCTCGGCTACTAGAAGGACCAGCTGTGACCGGACCCACAGCCCGCCCTCCAATCACAGCAGACTCTTGCAGAAGCCCCGCCCACCCCTCCAGTTCCGGTTTTCCCCCTCCTccctgtgtgtttttttaatataggCATTTCTTGTATTATGTTAATTTCCTATAGAAGCCAGTCATGTGTCGTCATCAAGGTCTGCTTCTTCCTTTCAGTAACTGTCTAAAGTCATGTCGTGTTTAAGTTAGCATGTTATGTTATGCCACTTATAGATGATGATTAGAAAGCTTGACACACTTTGGTCCCAGTAAAATTCAAGCCTGTTTCACTTTCCTGAAGTATAACCCTTACTTGTACTCTCCCCAGAATACAGTACGCTTCACCACTGGCAACTTACGGTTCTCTGCCAACCCCACCACGCCACCAAGGACCCTTCACTCAAACTTGTTTTCATGGTGCTTTTATCTTTTGATTTTGGCCATTTTGGACGTGAAAATGATGTGCTGAATGAGGAAGTTCAATCCCAGGTCCTTCTGCCTCCAGAGTGTTCTCCTACCAGCATGCGCTATTCTTCCAGATATGTGCAACTTTCACATTGAAGCTTGTCACTCTTTTCTTCAGACTGGACTCTTAGAAGAATTAAGAAACTTTAAATTCATGGTGTTTTGAAGCGTAATTGATCACCTGCACCTGTAGGATTTGAGCCCACAGCTTGTTGTGCCTCAGCGAGGTCTCCATCCCACTGAACTATCCTCTCATACACGGCTGCAGCCTCTGCTGTTTTCTAAGTTGTTCATTTGACATCCAAAAGGTTGAAAAGAGTCCATAAGAAGGTTTactacacacacatttccacatgtgtgtcgTAATCAGCTTCTAATACATGCTGAAGTCAAATTTATTAAGTaggaaatatataaaagataaaacaagttcTCCCCCTGCcatggaaatgttttaactCACCCCCCTTGaagagctttatggatataaggctcctTGTGATACTTAAGTATTATTAGtttcttttattagttttttgctAAAACTTATCCCAATGACATTATTAGCTTATCAAACCTTGAGGTGGTAGAAGTAAATATTCTAGTGTATGGCTGTTTTCTAAAACACTGAGAATGAACCAAACCTGTTAATCTGTAGCAGGCAGCAAAATAATGACCTTTAAATGAAACTAGTTCCAGATAAACACGTGCACCCATAGTTTAGTATCAACTAGAGAAAAGAATTGCTCTAATTTTAGTGAGCTTGGATGACTcaagataataaaatatatataataatctTTTTGTGTTCTTAAAGGCTGAATGTAGAGCGCTGCAGGTGTCTACTTGGACTCTGGAGGTTCCTGACTCCCTGAGACAAACAAACCAGGTTGTGTGGTGAAAGTGGAAAATGCACCCACCTCCTCtcgttttttattttattttatttatttatgttttataatgAATGAACTATATCCatgggaataaaatattaataataaaataatattttgagaCATTCATTGAGTATTtggaatttattcattttatttatttataatttattgcatttttaaacacactttCAAACTGTAACGTATTAAATATCATCCACTGGGTGTCATTTGCCTGGAAGTTCCAGTAAAGTCCATATTTCATCAACTCTGACTGCAAATGTGGTGGTTGTGCAacataaaagcagcattttaccACAAAGACTCCACATGATGTCTAAGATGCACTTGACCTTCCAGAAAAGTGGGACTGCTTCTGAATGCACTACATATATCACAAATATATGAGATTATGTACTTAACACTGTTGAGCGTTACTTTAGATACACGTTGGATAGTTTTGTTACTGAAATCCACATTAGAGGCTCTGACTGTTGGGCCTCTCTGTGactacaaagaataaaaatgggactgaactttaaaataacattttgggggcataaatgataaaacagaaaataaaagaaataaaagactatGAAAACACAAGCATGAAAGAAATAATCAGCCAAAATGCCAAAACTCTGTCTGGTTTAAAAGCAAGAGAATAGAAATTtttaaacaagattaaaaaatgtccACAGTTGGTGAGATCCTCATATTAACGGGGAGGCTGTTCCACAATTTGGGGGtgacaacaaaaaaagctcTGTCACCTCTTCATTTCAGCCTGGACCTCAggacaacaggaagtgacaggTCAGTGATTTCAGCGATCTAGAGGGAGCTTGTGGGGTTAAAGGATCAGCGAGATAAGTCGGGAGGGACGAGCTCAGAGAATGGGCATAAATCACCAACGTTCATCCAAGTTTCAGTCACCAGCAGGAAATCAAGAGATCGGCTCATTACGGCtctttgaaagaaaacagaaaagaaaacagaagaaaatccaTCATGACTAAACACAACCTGCCTGAAGCTGCAGTAGTTTCTCTATTTAATGAACTCAGCAGTTGTTTCTAATCCTATCCAGAGTCCAGCATAGAGcggctgagtgaatgtggtctggactctgtggaggagagtcaTGGTTTCAGAGATGCTGTAGAAAGACAAAATACCTGCTCTGTGGTCCAGATACACTCCTATTCTGGAGGAAGGAGGACCTGAGATATCAGTTTGGACTTTGTTGTGCCAAAATGTGTAACTGTCTGTTTCACAACTTATTGACCAAGATTTGTTGTTCCATCCAAAAGCACATTCATCTGATTTTTCTGCTCTGCTGATGTTCTTGTAGGCGACTGCTATAAAAACTACTTCTCCTctccactccacctcccagtaacaacgtCCAGTCAGACTCTCTCTGCTCAGGACCTGACGCCAGTGAGTGAATCTTTCTGGATGACTAGAATGAAACTGTTGTTGATTCATATCAGTTACTTTTCTATTTCCCTCAGATAATGACAgaagtgtgtgtgctgtgtttggatccagtgtgatttcTGTTGAATATTGTAGGAACTCATCTCtgctctttggttctggttcagacagtaaaacatccacatcGGTGACTGCcagtgagatgtttgtccatttctctgtcaggatgtcctgtagtttatctctggtctctgacacagctgctgtcacatcctcaaagtatcTGAGAGGACGAATGttgatgctggatgagtgtgtagactcactgagtgctgacagtgaggggtagttgtgtagaaactggttgtgatcctctgtgtgtgagagctgctccagctcgccgtctttcctcttcagctcagtgatctcctgctccagcttctcctgaagctctttgactcgactcacttcagtttcctgctgggatctgatctgctgcttcacatcagagcttcttttctggatgagacggatcagctcagtgaagatcttctcactgtcctccactgcTTTATTAGCGGAGCCattgatggcctccacctcctgttgaagcagcttcacatctttctctccgtcctggattctctgctggatttgttgttgactcacctccagctccttctgctTCTCAGCTCTTTCTGCTGGAACTAAGACTGTTTCATGACCTTTATGTTCATCCATTAAGCAGAGATAACAGATACTCTGCTGATCAGTACGACAGAaaatcttcatcacctcatcatgacgagaacagatgagctgctggagattcttggagggctccaccagcttgtgtttctgtaaTGGTGGAGCTTCATAATGAGGTTGGAGGTGTTTCTCACAGTAAGAGGCTGGACAGACCGGACAGGACTTGATGGCTTTCAGCTTCCTCCCAGTGCAGACATCACAAgccacatcttcaggtccagcatagcagtgatcagctggagcagcttggagtccagtcttcttcagctcctccactAACTCTGCTAACAGGACGTTTTTCTCCAGGACAGGCCTCGGTATGAATATtttcctgcactgaggacaGCTGTGGATTCCCTTCTGATCCTCTTCatcccagtgggttttaatacagttcatacAGTAGTTGTGTCCACAAGGAATAGTCACCGGATCTTTCAGtagatccagacagatggaacaaaaaaatctttctgaATTCATCTTATTTCTTCGCTGCTATGTTTCACTGATCAACACGAACCAGCGTTTCATCAGATTCACTTCTCCCTACAGTCACAGAGGACAAACCCAAGTTTCTCTTCTTTGACTTCCACACACTGATCTTCAGTAGTTTGACTTGTCAGCTCTCTGTTTGCAGCACAGAGATTACACCGATCCCTAAACTGTCAGATCTGTGAAAGAGGAGGAGCCAGGAAATACTCTGTCAGAGCTGAACTGTATCCTGGAGAGAAAGGAGGAGTTTGTTATTTCCAGGAAATGAAGCAGTATGAGTCTGTATTTCAtgcttcctccacctgctctggTAGCAGTTTGATCTGTAATCTACATGGAGAACAAAGCTTGTAAATACAGAGCTGCcaacttttcaataatccttGGAGTGAGATTTGATGGAACAAAGCAAAATTTTGCCACATTCATGGCAGCAAGACAAAAGACTCATTTGCACCCATATTGTGTAggtttaattataaaatatagCACCCAGTAGTAACAGAATGTTTATTAATAGGTCTTCAACgtaccaacagaaactttaaaataaaccagGAACCAACTCAACTACACAAAGGAAGTGACACTAAGACAAGACACAGGGAATTTCACAATAATTATTTCTCAAGATCTGTGTGGCTTGTTGGACTTTGGGCCTTTTTTGAGGCCTTAATTAACAGATGATCGAGGTGGTGAGACAGTACGAAAATAAATACAGCACGTGGAAAGTGATGGACCTGCTGTTGCTGGGTCTGAGACTGAGGACCAAGTGGTTCACGATGTTAATCTTTAACATTGTAACATCAGTATTGGCTGAAAGGTTCAGTATAGATGATTGTTATGTAATAAGATATTTGCTGGGATACACCAACAGACACACGAGTCATTCCTCTGCCACCTCTgtgtggcagaggaaggctccAGCCAGAGACCCCACGGTtacggggcacaggccccagcaGGCCAAGATCGACATCTGTCGACCctgccaggcaccggccatgCAGGGCGGACagagcaaagggcccagggccccataAGCCCAGAAATGTCAGAGATATAAGAGATAAATCAAAGTCAcatgttatttgttttcacCAGCTAGTTATTCGTTGAGAGCAGGTGGAGTTTAAACAGGTTTCTGCAtcaattaaacacattaataatgAACTAGAACAGAATCTGTCCAGCAGTATAAAGACGTCCTGCATGAGATTCTCTCACAGTGAGACCTGCTAATGAGAAACATGAGATTTAGAAAAATGgttgattttctttcattttcttctttgtgtggatgggggtggataaaaaaaaaaaaaatcagattatagaatctaaatctaaaacagaaattaataaatggtCAGTAAGATTTTCTTCCTTCAACATCAAGTTTTTATCTAAATATTGTTTCTTGAGTTTTAGAGGTTACAGGTTTTGCATTTTTACCTTTACAGACACATTTTTCCTGATTAGATTTTAAGTGAAACTAGTTTTGAAACTTAATTTGTATGAACTAATTTGATGACGGAAACTCAGAATAACATGATCTGTTATTTACTTTCTGTCAGCTGCAGTACCATCAGCTGAACACTAGATGGTAGCAAAATACAAAGTACTACATGACCAGGTTTCAAGACCTGCAATGTTGAGTGTGTCATCGCTCAAATCTGAGCTTTTTTTGGAGAGACTGACAAAGGCTGGCTGTTTTTTGTCTAAGTCTCATATTGTTTGAAATCCAAGAGGTAAATAcaccttttaaaatcttaaagGACAATGTTGGTCacacaaaagtaaaagaaaatgagacctgaacagagctgaagaagcctttATGATAGGAGATGAAACGTCTGCAAGAACCAAGTAAAATAAGTCCAGTTCTCTTCACACCAGCATAAATAATAT includes these proteins:
- the LOC121639749 gene encoding tripartite motif-containing protein 16-like — translated: MNSERFFCSICLDLLKDPVTIPCGHNYCMNCIKTHWDEEDQKGIHSCPQCRKIFIPRPVLEKNVLLAELVEELKKTGLQAAPADHCYAGPEDVACDVCTGRKLKAIKSCPVCPASYCEKHLQPHYEAPPLQKHKLVEPSKNLQQLICSRHDEVMKIFCRTDQQSICYLCLMDEHKGHETVLVPAERAEKQKELEVSQQQIQQRIQDGEKDVKLLQQEVEAINGSANKAVEDSEKIFTELIRLIQKRSSDVKQQIRSQQETEVSRVKELQEKLEQEITELKRKDGELEQLSHTEDHNQFLHNYPSLSALSESTHSSSINIRPLRYFEDVTAAVSETRDKLQDILTEKWTNISLAVTDVDVLLSEPEPKSRDEFLQYSTEITLDPNTAHTLLSLSEGNRKVTDMNQQQFHSSHPERFTHWRQVLSRESLTGRCYWEVEWRGEVVFIAVAYKNISRAEKSDECAFGWNNKSWSISCETDSYTFWHNKVQTDISGPPSSRIGVYLDHRAGILSFYSISETMTLLHRVQTTFTQPLYAGLWIGLETTAEFIK